The DNA sequence GAGATCAAAAGGCTGCTGCGAGACGCTGTGCAGTGCATCGAGTTCCGGACGGCAATCCAGAAGCAGGGCATGGTTCGGCGTGCAGCGCATCGAGGCGTTCTGGTCAAGACCGCCGGTGGACGCTCCGGCCATGTCGTTTTCGGCCTTCATTGCGGCTTGGATCAGCGTGAAGCGGCCTTCATCGCTTCCGCCGAAACCAAGCTTGTAGATGTCATCGAGCGCGAGCGCCGTGGAGCAGGTCATCGCCGCCGACGAGCTCAGCCCGCCGCCGACCGGCACACACGAGACGAATGCCGCGTCGAAGCCCTTCACCGCGTCGTACCCGGCCTCGCGCAAAGCCCAAGCTACGCCGATCGGATAGGCGGCCCAACCGTCAACATCCCCGGCCTTGAGCCCGTCAAGATCGACGGTTACCGGATTTTTGTCGCCGAAGCTGGAGACGACGCGAGCCACGCCACTGTCCTTCGGGGCAACCGCGACGAACGTGCGGTATGGCAGCGCGATGGGCAGGCAAAGCCCGGCGTTGTAATCGGTATGTTCACCGATGAGGTTGACGCGGCCCGGCGCGGACCATACGCCAGCGGGGGCCTCGCCGAATGTATCTACGAACAGTTCGGCAACTTCGCCGACAGCCTCCTTGGCACTCAATGGCTCAAGATATTGAACGTCTCTGATGCTTTTGCTCATTTGATTTCCTCCATGAAATACGTGTGTTGATGATGCGGCGGTGAAAAGTCAATCGATGTCGATCGGGCCGAGCTCCTGGAAGCGGGCGGCGATGCGCTCCGGCGTCGTGTCAGAAACCCAAGCGGCCATGCCCGACTCGGAACCGGCCAGATACTTGATTTTGTTGGTGGCGCGACGGAAGGAGAAGAACTGGAGGTTGAGCCGGTAGTTCTCGCGGCGCTTGTCGTGGATAGGGGCCTGATGCCAGGCCGAGATGTATGGCAGATCCATACCCTTGCCGTCGCCCTTGTCGAAGAAGGCGTTGCCGCGGCGCAGCAGATGCGAATACATCGAGGCCAGATCCCAGCGTTCCTGATCGTTCAGTTCGTCAATCGTGAGCACGTCACGCACCGGAGCGACATGAACCTCCAACGGCCAGCGTGCGGCGGCCGGAACGTAGGCTATCCAGCTGGAATTGCGCATCACCACGCGCGTTCCGGCCTCAAGTTCGCCGTTCATGATGTCGCGCAGCAGGTTGCCGCCGTTCTTTTCGTGGTAGGCCTGCGTGTGCTGAAGTTCGGTTTCCATCTTCGGCGGGATGAACGGGTAGCAATAGACCTGGCCGTGCGGATGGGCCAGTGAAACGCCGATTTCCGCGCCGTGGTTCTCGAAGGGGAAGATCTGCTCGATGCCGTCCATATGCGAGATTTCAGCGGTGCGGAAGGCCCACGCCTCCACCACCGTACGCAGGCGAGAAACCGGTAGATCGGCAGGCAGCCCGTTTTCGTTCGGGTCGAAGCAGATGACCTCGCAGCGTCCGGACGCAGGCCGCTGCTCCCAGAGCGGATTGCCGTCAACGTCGGTGACCACATTCGGCACGCCGGGTACCTGAACCATCGAGGGGAACCGGTTTTCGAAAATGACCACGTCGTAATCGGTATCAGGCACTTCCCCGTCCTGATACGGGTCGCCGGGCTTGCGGGCGGCGAGCGGATTGCCTTTGGCTGTGGCTCCTGGGCCGGCGGTGATCGGCCGGTTCATGCGGGCCGCCGCCATCGGGATCCATTCGCCCGTCAACGGATCACGGCGCATGATCGGCTCGGCGTACGGCACCTCATGCCCGTCGGCGGCAAGGTGCGGGGCGAACCGATCGGCCAGCGGGCGCGGGTCTTTGAGCTCACGGGTTTTGGCGCCAGAAACGTATTCGGGATCGTCGTCCAGATAGAAAAAGTCACGCCCGTCCGCCAGTGTCGTCGGCGTGATACGAATATGCTTCGACGCATAGTCCGAAGGATGGTAATACTTGAATTCCTGCTGCTTCATTGCTGTTTCCTTTGTAGTGGGTATGCCACCCGTCCCTTTACACTCCGGTTTTTCGTTGTGTTTGGCCGCTGGCACTTGATTATTGGTAATTGTTTGTCAGATCATTGCCGCGCGTTCTGCCGTTCAGTCCTCGATCTGGCCGGGACCTTTGGTCAGCACCAGGTGATTGACCAGTTTGCGCGTCTGTTCGGCCGAGGTCGGGTC is a window from the Bifidobacterium sp. ESL0745 genome containing:
- the galT gene encoding galactose-1-phosphate uridylyltransferase; this translates as MKQQEFKYYHPSDYASKHIRITPTTLADGRDFFYLDDDPEYVSGAKTRELKDPRPLADRFAPHLAADGHEVPYAEPIMRRDPLTGEWIPMAAARMNRPITAGPGATAKGNPLAARKPGDPYQDGEVPDTDYDVVIFENRFPSMVQVPGVPNVVTDVDGNPLWEQRPASGRCEVICFDPNENGLPADLPVSRLRTVVEAWAFRTAEISHMDGIEQIFPFENHGAEIGVSLAHPHGQVYCYPFIPPKMETELQHTQAYHEKNGGNLLRDIMNGELEAGTRVVMRNSSWIAYVPAAARWPLEVHVAPVRDVLTIDELNDQERWDLASMYSHLLRRGNAFFDKGDGKGMDLPYISAWHQAPIHDKRRENYRLNLQFFSFRRATNKIKYLAGSESGMAAWVSDTTPERIAARFQELGPIDID
- the galK gene encoding galactokinase, which encodes MRDVQYLEPLSAKEAVGEVAELFVDTFGEAPAGVWSAPGRVNLIGEHTDYNAGLCLPIALPYRTFVAVAPKDSGVARVVSSFGDKNPVTVDLDGLKAGDVDGWAAYPIGVAWALREAGYDAVKGFDAAFVSCVPVGGGLSSSAAMTCSTALALDDIYKLGFGGSDEGRFTLIQAAMKAENDMAGASTGGLDQNASMRCTPNHALLLDCRPELDALHSVSQQPFDLDSLGLELLVVDTQANHQLNDGQYEARRSMCEEAAKMLGVENLRVIADRISQSAGDDADAAQVALQGVLDKLPDETTKKRVRHVVTEIWRVPEFVKAFAAGDVERAGRLFNASHDSLAKDYEVTVPELDVAVDVARKHGAYGARMTGGGFGGSIIALVDKGQGRAVAQAVADEFANQGFHAPRALAAVASDSAHREA